A genomic stretch from Tenrec ecaudatus isolate mTenEca1 chromosome X, mTenEca1.hap1, whole genome shotgun sequence includes:
- the ATP1B4 gene encoding protein ATP1B4 isoform X1: MRRQLRPRRAPTCPYGSHYRRDDQDEVNQNYLADEEEEAEEEAQTMGVPNLEEEEEEEEDLVEEEEEKDEEQNEEEEDQGQPMDNTWWQKLQLINEYLWDPEQRRSLARTGQSWSLILILYFLFYASLAAVITVCIYTLLLAISPYLPTFSERVKPPGVMIRPFAHSLNFNFNVSEPDTWQHYVISLNGFLQGYNDSLQEEMNVDCPPGQYFLQDGNEDEDKKACQFKRSFLKNCSGLEDPTFGYSTGQPCILLKMNRIVGFRPELGDPVKVSCKVQRGDENDIRSINYYPESASFDLRYYPYYGKLTHVNYTSPLVAMHFTDVVKNQAVPVQCQLKGKSIINDVINDRFMGRVIFTLNIET; this comes from the exons ATGAGAAGGCAACTCCGCCCCAGAAGGGCGCCGACCTGTCCTTATGGTTCTCACTACAGACGC GATGACCAAGATGAAGTGAACCAGAACTACttggcagatgaagaggaggaagcaGAGGAAGAAGCTCAGACAATGGGAGTACCCAatttggaagaggaggaggaggaggaagaggatttggtggaggaggaggaagagaaagatgaggagcaAAATGAGGAAGAAGAGGATCAGGGACAGCCAATGGACAACACCTGGTGGCAGAAATTGCAGCTCATAAATGAATACCTGTGGGATCCAGAACAAAGAAGGTCTCTGGCCCGAACAGGTCAGAGTTGGA gcCTCATCTTGATCCTTTACTTCCTCTTCTATGCCTCTCTGGCTGCTGTGATAACCGTCTGCATTTATACGCTCCTTCTGGCCATCAGTCCTTATCTGCCGACCTTCAGTGAGAGGGTGAAGCCTCCTG GAGTTATGATCAGACCCTTCGCCCATAGCCTAAACTTCAACTTCAACGTTTCTGAACCTGACACTTGGCAGCATTATGTGATTAGCCTAAATGGTTTTCTCCAGG GCTATAATGACAGTCTTCAAGAGGAAATGAATGTAGACTGTCCACCAGGGcagtacttcctccaagatggcAATGAAGATGAAGACAAGAAAGCCTGCCAATTTAAACGGTCATTTCTGAAGAACTGCTCTGGTCTTGAGGACCCTACTTTTGGCTACTCTACCGGTCAGCCCTGCATCCTTTTAAAGATGAACCGG ATTGTAGGCTTTCGTCCTGAGCTTGGAGATCCTGTGAAGGTTTCCTGCAAAGTTCAG AGAGGGGATGAAAATGACATCCGATCCATCAATTACTACCCAGAGTCGGCTTCTTTTGACCTCCGCTACTACCCTTACTATGGCAAGCTGACTCAT GTTAACTACACTTCCCCCCTGGTGGCAATGCATTTTACTGATGTGGTGAAGAACCAAGCTGTGCCCGTGCAGTGCCAGCTGAAGGGCAAAAGCATTATAAATGATGTCATCAATGATCGTTTTATGGGAAGGGTGATTTTTACCCTGAACATAGAAACCTAA
- the ATP1B4 gene encoding protein ATP1B4 isoform X2 has translation MRRQLRPRRAPTCPYGSHYRRDDQDEVNQNYLADEEEEAEEEAQTMGVPNLEEEEEEEEDLVEEEEEKDEEQNEEEEDQGQPMDNTWWQKLQLINEYLWDPEQRRSLARTGLILILYFLFYASLAAVITVCIYTLLLAISPYLPTFSERVKPPGVMIRPFAHSLNFNFNVSEPDTWQHYVISLNGFLQGYNDSLQEEMNVDCPPGQYFLQDGNEDEDKKACQFKRSFLKNCSGLEDPTFGYSTGQPCILLKMNRIVGFRPELGDPVKVSCKVQRGDENDIRSINYYPESASFDLRYYPYYGKLTHVNYTSPLVAMHFTDVVKNQAVPVQCQLKGKSIINDVINDRFMGRVIFTLNIET, from the exons ATGAGAAGGCAACTCCGCCCCAGAAGGGCGCCGACCTGTCCTTATGGTTCTCACTACAGACGC GATGACCAAGATGAAGTGAACCAGAACTACttggcagatgaagaggaggaagcaGAGGAAGAAGCTCAGACAATGGGAGTACCCAatttggaagaggaggaggaggaggaagaggatttggtggaggaggaggaagagaaagatgaggagcaAAATGAGGAAGAAGAGGATCAGGGACAGCCAATGGACAACACCTGGTGGCAGAAATTGCAGCTCATAAATGAATACCTGTGGGATCCAGAACAAAGAAGGTCTCTGGCCCGAACAG gcCTCATCTTGATCCTTTACTTCCTCTTCTATGCCTCTCTGGCTGCTGTGATAACCGTCTGCATTTATACGCTCCTTCTGGCCATCAGTCCTTATCTGCCGACCTTCAGTGAGAGGGTGAAGCCTCCTG GAGTTATGATCAGACCCTTCGCCCATAGCCTAAACTTCAACTTCAACGTTTCTGAACCTGACACTTGGCAGCATTATGTGATTAGCCTAAATGGTTTTCTCCAGG GCTATAATGACAGTCTTCAAGAGGAAATGAATGTAGACTGTCCACCAGGGcagtacttcctccaagatggcAATGAAGATGAAGACAAGAAAGCCTGCCAATTTAAACGGTCATTTCTGAAGAACTGCTCTGGTCTTGAGGACCCTACTTTTGGCTACTCTACCGGTCAGCCCTGCATCCTTTTAAAGATGAACCGG ATTGTAGGCTTTCGTCCTGAGCTTGGAGATCCTGTGAAGGTTTCCTGCAAAGTTCAG AGAGGGGATGAAAATGACATCCGATCCATCAATTACTACCCAGAGTCGGCTTCTTTTGACCTCCGCTACTACCCTTACTATGGCAAGCTGACTCAT GTTAACTACACTTCCCCCCTGGTGGCAATGCATTTTACTGATGTGGTGAAGAACCAAGCTGTGCCCGTGCAGTGCCAGCTGAAGGGCAAAAGCATTATAAATGATGTCATCAATGATCGTTTTATGGGAAGGGTGATTTTTACCCTGAACATAGAAACCTAA